In Candidatus Methanomethylophilus alvi Mx1201, a genomic segment contains:
- a CDS encoding potassium channel family protein, which yields MTVRELLTEMKDTSEVIIDLAYASLMYNSSTMAEKVRGLEDDMDDLKFATRYKVLLSSRTREDARQLSGILEVASAADRISDAASDIVSLLRFPPEKRPFITEMLSEADEKIRMIKISSDSSMVGNTIGRLQIEASTGCKIIAIKNRRGWTYDPEDEMKLRANDVIIVRGTDDGADLLVEYAAGRKEWEFEEIVPDDVIEDEAEEDLQNEEELSEEIRGEGDEE from the coding sequence ATGACCGTGCGCGAACTTTTGACCGAGATGAAGGACACGTCCGAGGTCATAATCGACCTCGCCTACGCATCCCTCATGTACAACAGCTCCACCATGGCCGAGAAGGTCCGCGGACTGGAGGACGACATGGACGATCTGAAGTTCGCCACCCGGTACAAGGTCCTCCTGTCCAGCAGGACCAGGGAGGATGCGAGGCAGCTCTCAGGTATCCTCGAGGTCGCTTCCGCGGCCGACAGGATCTCCGATGCGGCGTCCGACATCGTCAGCCTCCTCAGGTTCCCTCCAGAGAAGAGGCCTTTCATCACCGAGATGCTCTCGGAGGCCGACGAGAAGATCAGGATGATCAAGATAAGCTCGGACTCGTCCATGGTCGGGAACACCATCGGCAGGCTGCAGATCGAGGCCAGCACCGGGTGCAAGATCATCGCCATCAAGAACCGCCGCGGATGGACGTACGACCCCGAGGACGAAATGAAACTCAGGGCCAACGACGTCATAATAGTCCGCGGGACCGACGACGGGGCCGACCTCCTGGTCGAGTATGCGGCCGGAAGGAAGGAATGGGAGTTCGAGGAGATCGTCCCGGACGATGTCATCGAGGACGAGGCGGAGGAGGACCTCCAGAACGAGGAGGAGCTCTCCGAGGAGATCAGAGGGGAGGGTGACGAGGAATGA
- a CDS encoding magnesium transporter: MGLTALVIAGTADLFAGLLLDQMEDYLLTITGMMVLIYSAIGMRGNIFGAMGSRIGTAMNIGTFEMSLKRGTVLRANFDSAIALTLVMSVAMGVTTWAVALVFFGGKADVWDLVFISTVGGFLAGLIVLGFNILIAYAGSKRGWDVDNISAPLIAAIGDIVTMPMIFLSTWVFFKMDDLSFGDELVMFLSAAIVILTAVDVAVLLVRKTSKRNFSGEAKRIFKQSLPVLMVCLVFEIGAGIVIQDEQESLIAYSVLMIMLPAFLNQGNALSGMLTSRLSSAIHLGTLRAKWSPRGASNDFLMIYICAMITFLYIGIISYGACILFNGSSNISFVDSLAIIMVAGFLATTILSLLSYYVAIAATKFGLDPDDHSIPITSSVMDLLGSMVLVGVIALFI, from the coding sequence ATGGGTCTCACCGCACTCGTCATAGCCGGTACCGCCGACCTCTTCGCCGGACTCCTCCTGGACCAGATGGAGGATTACCTCCTGACCATAACCGGGATGATGGTCCTCATCTACTCCGCCATCGGCATGCGCGGGAACATATTCGGCGCCATGGGGAGCAGGATCGGGACCGCCATGAACATCGGTACGTTCGAGATGAGTCTGAAACGCGGGACCGTCCTCCGCGCCAACTTCGACTCGGCCATCGCGCTCACCCTCGTAATGAGCGTCGCCATGGGTGTGACCACATGGGCGGTGGCCCTCGTGTTCTTCGGAGGAAAAGCGGACGTCTGGGACCTTGTGTTCATCTCCACCGTAGGGGGATTCCTGGCCGGTCTCATCGTCCTCGGTTTCAACATCCTCATCGCCTATGCGGGCAGCAAGAGGGGATGGGACGTCGACAACATCTCCGCACCGCTGATAGCGGCCATCGGCGACATAGTCACCATGCCGATGATATTCTTGTCCACCTGGGTCTTCTTCAAGATGGACGATCTGTCCTTCGGCGACGAGCTCGTGATGTTCCTGTCGGCCGCCATCGTCATCCTCACCGCCGTCGACGTGGCCGTCCTCCTCGTCAGGAAGACCTCCAAGAGGAACTTCTCCGGAGAGGCCAAAAGGATCTTCAAACAGTCCCTCCCCGTCCTGATGGTATGCCTGGTGTTCGAGATAGGGGCGGGGATAGTCATACAGGACGAGCAGGAATCGCTCATAGCGTACAGCGTCCTGATGATCATGCTGCCGGCCTTCCTGAACCAGGGGAACGCACTGTCAGGCATGCTCACGTCCAGACTGTCCTCGGCCATCCACCTGGGTACCCTGAGGGCCAAATGGAGTCCCAGAGGGGCGTCCAACGACTTCCTCATGATATACATCTGCGCCATGATCACCTTCCTCTACATCGGGATCATCTCCTACGGGGCATGCATACTGTTCAACGGCAGCAGCAACATATCGTTCGTCGACTCCCTGGCCATAATCATGGTGGCCGGATTCCTCGCCACCACCATACTCAGCCTCCTCTCATACTACGTCGCCATAGCCGCGACCAAATTCGGTCTGGACCCCGACGACCATTCCATCCCCATCACCTCCTCGGTGATGGACCTCCTCGGCTCCATGGTGCTCGTGGGAGTCATCGCACTGTTCATCTGA
- a CDS encoding formate--phosphoribosylaminoimidazolecarboxamide ligase family protein, which translates to MISRDEVLANLGRYDQKKARIGVLASHSALDTCDGATSEGFNTLAVCQKGREKTFNNYFRTQRDASGNPVRGVVDDTLILDRFSDVLLPQNQEYLMNTNTLWVPNRSFTSYCSIDQVENDFKVPMVGSRNLLRSEERGGPQDYYWLLEKANLPYPKKIEKPEDIDGLTIIKVHHHVKKLERGFFTAKDYDQYVEKSQELIRQGVLDEDFEKHARMEQYIIGPVFNLDFFYDPLEEKGEKVELLGIDWRFESSLDGYVRLPAKQQVELEQDGIIPEYTVCGHNSATLRESLLDKAFEMAEKYVKATQQYYKPGIIGPFCLQTCVDKDLNFYIYDVAPRIGGGTNVHMSVGHPYGNTLWRTNMSTGRRLSMEVRKAIEQERLEEIIT; encoded by the coding sequence ATGATCAGCAGAGACGAAGTGCTTGCCAATCTGGGACGCTACGACCAGAAGAAGGCCAGGATCGGAGTCCTCGCCTCCCACTCTGCCCTCGACACCTGCGACGGTGCCACCTCCGAGGGTTTCAACACCCTAGCCGTATGTCAGAAAGGCAGGGAGAAGACATTCAACAACTACTTCAGGACCCAGAGGGACGCCTCCGGGAACCCCGTCAGGGGCGTCGTCGACGACACCCTGATCCTCGACAGGTTCTCCGACGTCCTCCTGCCGCAGAACCAGGAGTACCTGATGAACACCAACACCCTGTGGGTGCCCAACAGGTCCTTCACCTCCTACTGCAGCATCGACCAGGTGGAGAACGACTTCAAGGTCCCCATGGTCGGCAGCAGGAACCTCCTCAGGTCCGAGGAGAGGGGCGGCCCCCAGGACTACTACTGGCTCCTCGAGAAGGCCAACCTCCCCTACCCCAAGAAGATCGAGAAACCCGAGGACATCGACGGACTGACCATAATCAAGGTCCACCACCATGTCAAGAAGCTCGAGAGGGGATTCTTCACCGCCAAGGACTACGACCAATACGTGGAGAAATCCCAGGAGCTGATCAGGCAGGGGGTCCTCGACGAGGACTTCGAGAAACACGCCAGGATGGAGCAGTACATCATCGGTCCCGTCTTCAACCTCGACTTCTTCTACGACCCGCTCGAGGAGAAGGGGGAGAAGGTGGAGCTCCTCGGTATCGACTGGAGGTTCGAGTCCTCCCTCGACGGCTACGTCAGGCTCCCCGCCAAACAGCAGGTGGAACTGGAGCAGGACGGCATCATCCCCGAGTACACCGTATGCGGACACAACTCCGCCACCCTCAGGGAGTCCCTTCTCGACAAGGCGTTCGAGATGGCCGAGAAATACGTGAAGGCCACGCAGCAGTACTACAAGCCCGGGATCATCGGACCGTTCTGCCTGCAGACCTGCGTCGACAAAGACCTGAACTTCTACATCTACGACGTCGCCCCCAGGATCGGAGGCGGCACCAACGTCCACATGTCCGTCGGACACCCGTACGGAAACACCCTGTGGAGGACCAACATGAGCACCGGAAGGAGGCTCTCCATGGAGGTCAGGAAGGCCATAGAGCAGGAACGCCTCGAGGAGATCATCACATGA
- a CDS encoding COG1361 family protein, translating to MMSGKKGIVFLLAALMALVTASAVVSDGSDASPGMATGSAGEFKDGKDGTITFLVNNDTGGEIEATFKVYVDIAYGDITESTAANVTMTQTLADGQNTVKISFSMGDGDHTVTVTASSDDATFDAGANHFTLNISVAKSIWSNVTTYLALIAIVLIVVIAAFYYIRTKPKAAPSTTFTELEEKKKAEKPEEPARKSVGTERRRYNSKANDSAAKTEESKPAPVQVEEKKKAASFTELEEEKKTSKPSDSSKKIKYVSSRRK from the coding sequence ATGATGTCCGGAAAGAAGGGGATCGTGTTCCTCCTGGCGGCCCTTATGGCCCTCGTGACCGCCTCCGCGGTCGTCTCCGACGGCTCCGATGCGTCGCCCGGCATGGCGACCGGCAGCGCAGGGGAATTCAAGGACGGGAAGGACGGCACCATAACGTTCCTGGTGAACAACGATACGGGCGGAGAGATAGAGGCCACGTTCAAGGTGTACGTCGATATCGCCTACGGTGACATAACCGAGAGCACCGCGGCGAATGTGACGATGACCCAGACGCTCGCAGACGGTCAGAACACCGTGAAGATCAGTTTCTCCATGGGCGACGGCGACCACACCGTGACCGTGACGGCATCGTCGGACGATGCGACGTTCGATGCAGGTGCGAACCACTTCACCCTCAACATCTCTGTGGCCAAATCCATCTGGTCCAACGTCACCACGTATCTGGCACTGATCGCGATCGTCCTGATCGTCGTCATCGCGGCGTTCTACTACATCCGCACCAAGCCCAAGGCGGCACCTTCCACCACCTTCACCGAGTTGGAGGAGAAGAAGAAGGCGGAGAAGCCCGAAGAACCCGCCAGAAAGAGCGTCGGAACCGAGAGGAGAAGGTACAACAGCAAAGCCAACGACTCCGCGGCGAAGACCGAGGAATCCAAACCCGCCCCCGTACAGGTCGAGGAGAAGAAGAAGGCCGCTTCCTTCACCGAACTGGAAGAGGAGAAGAAGACCTCCAAGCCGTCCGACTCTTCCAAGAAAATCAAATACGTCTCCTCCAGAAGGAAGTGA
- a CDS encoding DUF5654 family protein, with translation MAESFKIQFLESLSALIVSAFGLVAALAWNETIKQAIAAIFESEDDLLGLTIYALLVTVIAVAATMLITRATEKAKAALEHAGKKKEE, from the coding sequence ATGGCTGAATCTTTCAAAATTCAGTTCCTGGAGTCTCTGTCTGCTCTGATCGTGTCCGCATTCGGACTGGTCGCAGCTCTCGCATGGAATGAGACCATCAAACAGGCCATCGCCGCGATCTTCGAATCCGAGGATGACCTTCTGGGTCTCACCATCTACGCTCTGCTCGTCACCGTCATCGCGGTCGCCGCGACGATGCTGATCACCAGGGCCACCGAGAAGGCAAAGGCCGCACTGGAACATGCCGGCAAGAAGAAAGAGGAGTGA
- a CDS encoding GNAT family N-acetyltransferase, with product MEFRPMKLKDLRKVRELEISCIKEYFQETIENKWDDLPQEWKDNLGASSPKHFRPYLDSGLSFVAEEDGEIYGFIFAQMLHHVADCDNLVWIENMAVDPLVRRNEIGYRLLRETLRAGQAQGADVAHSMISPDNAPSIMLHKKIGFFMDRRMVALMDLKDPKLKL from the coding sequence ATGGAATTCCGTCCCATGAAACTCAAGGACCTCAGGAAGGTCCGCGAACTGGAGATCTCCTGCATAAAGGAGTACTTCCAGGAGACCATCGAGAACAAATGGGACGACCTTCCGCAGGAGTGGAAGGACAACCTCGGGGCCAGCAGCCCCAAACATTTCCGTCCCTACCTCGACAGCGGGCTAAGCTTCGTTGCCGAGGAGGACGGGGAGATCTACGGATTCATATTCGCCCAGATGCTCCACCATGTGGCGGACTGCGACAATCTGGTGTGGATAGAGAACATGGCCGTCGACCCGCTTGTCCGGAGGAACGAGATCGGCTACAGGCTTCTCAGGGAGACCCTTCGTGCCGGACAGGCGCAGGGTGCGGACGTAGCCCACAGCATGATCTCGCCGGACAACGCCCCTTCCATCATGCTCCACAAGAAGATCGGTTTCTTCATGGACCGCCGCATGGTGGCCCTTATGGACCTGAAGGATCCGAAACTCAAACTGTAA
- the argS gene encoding arginine--tRNA ligase, which translates to MKVQEQFEKECEQAVRSALADMGAPADLKLVKEVPDNADLAIPCFTLSKALRMPPVAIAEKIAEKIETPCGLISSLSALNGYLNFTADSEAVVNDVLEEISSRKEDFGKSPKTGIRVNVEHTSTNPTGPVHVGRARNPIIGDTLARCLRMRGHDVTTEYYVNDVGKQVVMMSWGVANVTPEEVQKEIEETEKADDNPKVDHRLVYNYRVATKKIHNNAPMEEEIAQMLRKFEAGDAETIDYVKNVAETMLSGINATLADINVSLDRYTWESTFIKNGAAKDIVEKLKASKYAGQEEDGAWYVDLKDFGIHGKNTKFTFTRSDGTTLYTTRDLAYHEDKFTRSDRVIDVLGEDQKLGSQQLVSALQIMGEEKKPEPLFYAFVSLPEGRMSTRKGVVVYLDDLIDEATDRALKAIKEGNKCKDMSEEEIMRIAKDIGVGAVRYNIVRVGADKQLVFKWEDALSFDGNSGPYLQYVYARSCSILRKAGDFKRDTDGSKLTDEYEIKLAKTLSKFESVLADIDATKRVNMMPAYGHEVAAAFNQFYAQVPVLQAGSNRDARLTLVECTKYVLGNVLWCLGMGAPEAM; encoded by the coding sequence ATGAAAGTACAGGAACAGTTCGAGAAGGAATGCGAACAGGCGGTGCGCTCGGCCTTGGCCGACATGGGAGCCCCCGCCGATCTGAAACTCGTCAAGGAGGTCCCCGACAACGCGGACCTCGCCATACCCTGTTTCACATTGTCGAAAGCCCTCAGGATGCCGCCGGTGGCCATCGCGGAGAAGATCGCGGAGAAGATCGAGACCCCCTGCGGCCTCATATCCTCCCTCTCCGCCCTGAACGGCTATCTGAACTTCACAGCCGACAGCGAGGCCGTCGTGAACGACGTCCTGGAGGAGATCAGTTCCAGGAAGGAGGATTTCGGAAAGTCCCCGAAGACCGGCATAAGGGTCAACGTGGAACACACGTCCACCAACCCCACCGGTCCCGTGCACGTCGGAAGGGCCAGGAACCCTATCATCGGGGACACCTTGGCCAGATGCCTGCGCATGCGCGGACACGATGTGACCACCGAATACTATGTCAACGACGTAGGGAAGCAGGTGGTCATGATGTCCTGGGGAGTGGCCAATGTGACCCCCGAGGAGGTCCAGAAGGAGATCGAGGAGACCGAGAAGGCGGACGACAATCCGAAGGTGGATCACAGGCTCGTCTACAACTACAGGGTCGCCACCAAGAAGATCCACAACAACGCCCCTATGGAGGAGGAGATCGCCCAGATGCTCAGGAAGTTCGAGGCGGGCGACGCCGAGACCATAGACTATGTGAAGAATGTGGCGGAGACGATGCTGAGCGGTATAAACGCCACCCTCGCGGACATCAACGTCTCCCTCGACAGATACACCTGGGAGTCCACGTTCATAAAGAACGGTGCCGCCAAAGACATCGTCGAGAAGCTCAAGGCCAGCAAGTATGCCGGCCAGGAGGAGGACGGCGCATGGTACGTCGACCTCAAGGACTTCGGCATCCACGGGAAGAACACCAAATTCACATTCACCCGTTCCGACGGCACCACCCTTTATACGACCAGGGACCTCGCCTACCACGAGGACAAGTTCACCCGTTCCGACAGGGTCATAGACGTCCTGGGCGAAGACCAGAAGCTGGGTTCCCAGCAGCTCGTTTCCGCCCTGCAGATCATGGGGGAGGAGAAGAAGCCCGAACCTCTGTTCTATGCATTCGTCTCCCTTCCGGAGGGCAGGATGTCCACCAGGAAGGGGGTCGTCGTATATCTCGACGACCTGATAGACGAGGCCACGGACAGGGCCCTCAAGGCGATCAAAGAGGGTAACAAGTGCAAAGACATGTCCGAGGAGGAGATCATGAGGATCGCCAAGGACATCGGTGTCGGAGCGGTCAGATACAACATCGTACGTGTCGGTGCCGACAAGCAGCTCGTCTTCAAGTGGGAGGACGCCCTCAGTTTCGACGGCAATTCCGGACCGTATCTCCAGTATGTCTACGCACGTTCGTGCAGCATCCTGAGGAAGGCCGGGGATTTCAAGAGGGACACGGACGGTTCCAAGCTCACCGACGAATACGAGATAAAACTGGCCAAGACCCTTTCCAAGTTCGAGTCCGTCCTCGCCGACATCGACGCCACCAAGAGGGTCAACATGATGCCGGCCTACGGTCACGAGGTCGCGGCGGCCTTCAACCAGTTCTATGCCCAGGTGCCGGTCCTGCAGGCCGGTTCCAACAGGGATGCGAGGCTCACCCTCGTCGAGTGCACCAAGTACGTCCTCGGCAACGTCCTCTGGTGCCTCGGAATGGGTGCTCCCGAGGCGATGTGA
- the prf1 gene encoding peptide chain release factor aRF-1, whose translation MANDNSVSRARYDFKKAMEEIKNYRGKGTELISVYIPYGKLISDVMAYLRDEQSQASNIKSKTTMKNVTGAIESIAARLKTFNKVPENGVVIFCGEVPRAGDQTKMVQYVIQPPESITAFLYRCDSSFFTEPLDGMLVDKRYYGLIVIDRKEATIGMLAGTRIKVLKHFDSLVPSKHHQGGQSSVRFERLIEIAAHEFFKKVADSCTTCFLDDILDMEGILVGGPGMTKEFFINNNYLHHELMKKVVKPFFDTGYTDESGLKELVDAAQGAIVDMQITSEKEMVQRLFREIRKTDGGLSAYGEDMVRHVAELGAVDTFLISSELRKYRAKCQCPNGHQFDMTVDDPDADVKCPECGSNAKVVSSMDLVDDFFEMSEAYNSSMQLISGDSEEGEMLLRAFGGIAALLRYRVE comes from the coding sequence GAGATCAAGAACTATCGAGGAAAAGGCACCGAGCTGATCTCGGTGTACATTCCGTACGGTAAGCTGATCTCCGACGTAATGGCTTACCTGAGGGACGAGCAGTCCCAGGCATCTAATATCAAATCGAAGACCACCATGAAGAACGTCACCGGTGCGATCGAATCCATCGCCGCCCGTCTGAAGACGTTCAACAAAGTGCCGGAGAACGGCGTGGTCATATTCTGCGGAGAGGTCCCCCGTGCGGGAGACCAGACCAAGATGGTGCAGTATGTGATCCAGCCGCCGGAATCCATCACCGCATTCCTCTACAGGTGTGACTCCTCCTTCTTCACGGAGCCGCTGGACGGCATGTTGGTCGACAAGAGGTACTACGGACTCATCGTCATCGACAGGAAGGAGGCCACCATCGGAATGCTGGCCGGTACGAGGATCAAGGTGCTGAAGCACTTCGATTCCCTGGTCCCCTCGAAACACCACCAGGGAGGACAGTCGTCCGTCCGTTTCGAGAGGCTTATCGAGATCGCGGCCCACGAGTTCTTCAAGAAGGTGGCGGACTCGTGCACCACCTGTTTCCTCGACGACATCCTGGACATGGAGGGGATCCTGGTCGGAGGCCCCGGTATGACCAAGGAGTTCTTCATCAACAACAACTACCTCCACCACGAGCTCATGAAGAAGGTCGTGAAGCCCTTCTTCGACACCGGGTACACCGACGAGTCCGGACTGAAGGAGTTGGTCGATGCGGCCCAGGGCGCCATCGTGGATATGCAGATAACCTCCGAGAAGGAGATGGTCCAGAGGCTGTTCAGGGAGATCAGGAAGACGGACGGAGGACTCTCCGCATACGGAGAGGACATGGTCCGCCATGTGGCCGAGTTGGGAGCCGTCGACACGTTCCTCATCTCCAGCGAGCTGAGGAAATACCGTGCGAAGTGCCAGTGTCCCAACGGTCACCAGTTCGATATGACGGTGGACGATCCGGACGCCGATGTCAAATGTCCCGAGTGCGGGTCCAATGCGAAGGTCGTGAGCAGCATGGACCTCGTCGACGACTTCTTCGAGATGTCCGAGGCGTACAACTCGAGCATGCAGCTCATATCCGGGGACTCGGAAGAGGGGGAGATGCTCCTCAGGGCCTTCGGAGGTATAGCCGCCCTGCTCAGATACAGGGTCGAGTGA